Proteins encoded by one window of Arachis ipaensis cultivar K30076 chromosome B04, Araip1.1, whole genome shotgun sequence:
- the LOC110271495 gene encoding barH-like 2 homeobox protein: MDKSKTAIRQTLSIDPLSMYAKPYPSYSPVLFPSTYSPPETPDYDSIFKSTYHLARQANTKRSISPQGRHHSSLPKPQQPQPSLQTRPHPPWKPGNFFRDETSPNVPMKDKGIKEGSPAPGRSIYTLTLDTQSPSEEITEESEDQTTETREQEDEESEGDYEADLSAIAMVNPVEEEEEEITSERDEPETSANHDHISPIEVKTPNKWFTFDDVPPARYRERLNEFSAWIQTNMANPNLTSKQVLADFINRMTGNLREWATNLF; the protein is encoded by the coding sequence ATGGACAAAAGCAAAACAGCTATACGCCAAACGCTGTCCATAGACCCATTATCCATGTACGCCAAACCATACCCCTCATATTCACCTGTCTTATTTCCTTCCACATATTCACCACCAGAAACCCCAGATTATGACTCCATATTCAAATCTACCTACCATTTAGCCAGGCAAGCAAATACTAAAAGATCCATTTCTCCTCAAGGACGGCACCATTCGTCCCTGCCTAAGCCACAACAACCTCAGCCATCCCTCCAAACTAGACCTCATCCTCCTTGGAAACCAGGAAACTTTTTTAGAGACGAAACATCTCCCAATGTCCCTATGAAAGATAAGGGCATCAAAGAAGGGTCGCCAGCTCCAGGACGATCAATTTATACCCTTACTCTGGATACTCAATCACCCAGTGAAGAGATTACTGAAGAATCAGAAGATCAAACTACTGAGACCCGTGAACAAGAAGATGAGGAGTCTGAAGGTGATTATGAAGCAGATCTTTCAGCAATAGCCATGGTCAACCCtgtagaagaagaggaggaagagataaCTTCTGAAAGGGACGAACCAGAAACTTCAGCTAATCACGATCATATAAGCCCAATTGAAGTTAAAACTCCCAACAAATGGTTCACTTTTGATGATGTCCCACCAGCAAGGTACAGAGAAAGGTTGAATGAATTTAGTGCTTGGATTCAAACCAACATGGCCAACCCAAATCTCACAAGCAAACAAGTCCTTGCAGATTTCATAAATCGGATGACTGGCAACCTCCGAGAATGGGCAACTAACCTTTTCTGA